The DNA sequence ACTGCTTCAATCAATAAGGGATTTCAATATTAATTCTGCATTACTTGCGGTTTTTGTAATTGGCCTGCCAATTACGATATAATCAGCTCCTGAATTTATTGCTTCTTTTGGTGTTGCTGTCCTTTTTTGATCATCATGACCTGAATCTATACGAATTCCTGGAGTAATAATTTTAAAGTCTTTACCACATCCTTGGCGCACTTCTTGAGCTTCTAATGCAGAGCAGACTATTCCATGCAGACCAATTTTCTTTGCAAGCTTTGCCAACAAAATTACCTGTGATTTTGTTTCTCTTGCCACTCCAAGCTCGCTTAGATCTTCATTGCCCATGCTAGTTAGTACTGTTACTCCAATTAGCTTTATTTTTTTTCCTTGCACTACACTTAGCGCTTCTTTAAGCATTTTTGTCCCACCACTGATATGTAATGTTAGCATTTCAACATCTAGAATCTTTATTGCTTCAATCGTTCTGGCTACAGTGTTTGGAATATCATGCAATTTCAGATCTAAAAAAATTGGTACATTGCATTTTGCAACTTCTCCCACTCCAGAAAGACCATGTGCAGCAAAAAATTCTAACCCAAGCTTTACCATGCCAACCTTATCACGCAGAGCATTAGCTAAAGATATAGCTTTATTCAAATCTTGTGTATCTAGTGCGCATATTATTGGGTTCATTATCTTGTATAATTTTTTATTATAATAAGGCTAATCATCACATTCTACAATCTCTATCCAGATACTCATGATGCTCTGTACACACTAAATCCAATAATTTGGTAGGA is a window from the Wolbachia endosymbiont of Armadillidium arcangelii genome containing:
- the pyrF gene encoding orotidine-5'-phosphate decarboxylase translates to MNPIICALDTQDLNKAISLANALRDKVGMVKLGLEFFAAHGLSGVGEVAKCNVPIFLDLKLHDIPNTVARTIEAIKILDVEMLTLHISGGTKMLKEALSVVQGKKIKLIGVTVLTSMGNEDLSELGVARETKSQVILLAKLAKKIGLHGIVCSALEAQEVRQGCGKDFKIITPGIRIDSGHDDQKRTATPKEAINSGADYIVIGRPITKTASNAELILKSLID